The Parachlamydiales bacterium genomic sequence TCCTCCAAAAGGAATTGCACGAACGGAAACTAGATGCTGTCCTCTTCGAACTCGAACTCCCCCTCATGAGAGTCCTTCAGCAAATGGAACGTCACGGTATCTATATCGATGCGGAAAAACTCGCCGTATTCGGAGTGGAGTTGAATGCCCACCTCAATGAACTCAAAGATAAGATACAGTCACTTGCCGGAGAACCTTTTAACCTCAATTCTCCTCTCCAGCTTAGTCAAATACTAGAAAAATTAGGTGTAAGGACCGCTAAAAAAACGACCAGTGGTATGTCCACAAGTGCAGATGAGTTGGAAAAAGTACGTCATCAGCACCCTATCATCGATCTAATGCTAGAATACCGCACATTAGAAAAACTACGCTCTACCTACGTTGATACCCTCCCCACTCAGATCAACACCAAAGATAGCCGCATCCACTGCAATTTCAACCAAACAGTGGCAGCGACGGGCAGGTTAGCTAGCCAAGACCCCAACCTCCAAAATATTCCCGTCCGAACCGAGCTAGGCCAACGTATCCGCGAAGCCTTCAAACCGCAAAAAGAGGGCTGGAGCTTTCTCGCTGCCGACTATTCTCAAATCGAACTGCGCCTCCTAGCACACCTCTGCGAAGACGAGCATCTCGTCGGAGCCTTCGAAAGGGGCGAAGATATCCACCGCAGCACCGCCGCCGCCATTTTCCAGACTCCGCTGCAAGAGGTCACCGATCAGCAACGTTATCAAGCTAAAGCCGTCAACTTCGGCATCCTCTACGGACAGCAAGCCTTCGGCCTTTCTCAAACGATTAACATTCCTGTCAAAGAAGCCGAAACTTTCATTAAAACCTATTTCGAACGTTTCCCACGTATTAAGGGCTTTCTCGAAAAATATAAAGAACAAGCCCGCGCCACAGGAAAAGCAGTGACCATCATCGGCCGCGAAAGGATCATCCCTGAAATCTCCAGCCGCAACCCGCAAATCCGCGCCGCTGCGGAACGTTTAGCTATCAATACTCCTATCCAAGGGACTGCTGCTGATCTGATCAAGTTGGCCATGCTAAAAATCGACGCTGTCCTCGAAGCAGAAAAATTGAAAGCTTACATGATTTTGCAGATTCACGATGAGCTGATCTTTGAAGTTCCCGACGAAGAAATTCCCCGCTTGAGAGAACTCGTTAAGAACACAATGGAAAATGTAATTGACCTGCGCGTTCCTTTAGAAGTAAACATCGCCATTGGCAAAAATTGGAAAGAGTGTTAATTTTGAAGAAAGTTGCTGTTACAGGCGGACTTGCCAGTGGCAAGACTACTGTTTGCGATATTTTCCACAGTCTAGGTGCCGAAGTCGTCCACGCTGACGCTATCGTGCATCAGTTGCTGTCCAGCGATTCCCAAATTATCCAGGCCGTTATTAGACTCATTGGCCAAGAAGCGCTTGAAGGCAATCAACTTAACCGTGCAATAATCGCAAAGATAGTTTTTGACAAACCCGAACTATTAAGTTCACTAGAAGAAATTCTTCATCCCGCCGTACAAAGAAAGATTGAAGAACGTTTTTCACAGGTTTGCGCATCCAACGACGCACCCCTTTTCGTCGCCGAGATTCCCCTCCTCTTCGAAAGCGGTGCAGAAAAATTTTATGATTTGACTATCTGTGTACTAGCTGACACAGAAGAACGTCAGCGGCGCTACCTCCATCGGCAAAAAGACTTTGTCAATGACTTTGAGAAGCGCCAACAAAAACAATGGACGCAAGAGCGTAAAGCCGAACTTGCAGATATCATCCTCTATAATAACGGGAGTTTTGAAGAGCTCAAAGAAAATATCACAACGCTCTTCCACTCTTTAACCCAAACCTAAAACCTTTAATTAGGAGCCTTTCAAATAATGGATTCTGAAAATACCGAAGCCGAGTCAATCACTCAGGAGCACGAGGAGTCCTCTGCGCGCGAAAGAAGCCAAACCCATCACCGCTCTCATAGTAACGACAAAAATGCCACTCCCATAGAGCAAGAAATCATAAAAATCGCCGACATCCAAAGGATGAACAGCGACCAATTAAGCCAATTCGGAAAAAACTACGGCCTTAAGCACCTAGCTTCCCTGACGAAATCGCAAGCTGTGTTTGAAATCGTTAAGCTGATCTCCGAAAACCCTAACGAAGTGCTTTTCGGCGAAGGCGTCCTTGAAGTCCTCCCCGACGGCTTCGGCTTTCTACGCTCCCCTAACTACAACTACCTGCCTTCTCCCGAAGATATTTATGTCTCTCCAGCACAAATCCGCCGTTTCGACCTGCGTAAAGGCGACACCATCTACGGCACTATCCGCCCACCTAAAGAGAAAGAAAAATACTTCGCAATGCTTAAAGTGGAGACCATCAACGGCGTCACTCCGGAGAAAGCCCGCGAACGTGTCCTCTTTGAAAACCTTACACCTCTATACCCTAGCGAACGCTTGGTCATGGAAACGACACGTGACAAACTATCCACACGTGTACTTGACCTAGCCGCCCCTATCGGTAAAGGCCAGCGCGGACTGATCGTCGCTCCTCCCCGCTCCGGTAAGACGATCATTATGCAAAACATTGCTAATGCTATCGCTACTAACAACAAAGAAGTGATCCTGATGGTATTGCTCATCGACGAGCGCCCTGAAGAAGTCACCGATATGCAACGTATCGTCAAAGGCGAAGTCATCGCTTCCACATTTGACGAACCCCCCGAGCGCCACGTCCAAATCGCTGAGATGACAATTGAAAAAGCACGCCGCCAAGTAGAACATGGCCGCGATGTCGTCATCCTCCTCGACAACCTGACACGTCTAGCCCGCGCATACAATACAGTCCAGCCGCACTCCGGCAAGATCCTTACAGGTGGTGTAGATGCTAACGCCTTGCATAAACCCAAACGTTTCTTCGGTGCTGCACGTAACATCGAAGAAGGCGGCTCGCTCACTATCATCGCTACTGCGTTGATTGAAACGGGCTCACGTATGGACGAGGTTATCTTTGAAGAATTCAAAGGTACCGGTAACATGGAACTTGTACTAGACCGCAAACTAGCCGACAGACGTACATTCCCAGCAGTGGATATTCTCAAGAGCGGTACACGTAAAGAAGAACTCCTTTACCATCCTGATGAACTGGAAAAAATCTTCCTCTTGCGTCAAGCAGTGGCTGATCTTTCCTCTGTGGATGCAATGAATCTAGTTCTTAACCGTTTAAGAAAAACCAATAGCAATATAGAGTTCCTATTGTCGGTAAAAGAGTAAATTCCTGTGGGAGGAAATATGGGTTTCGCTAAGTGGTCCGCTGCCGCGTTGCTGTTCTCCGTTATGCTTTGGGCATTATGGATCTACTTCGATCCCATTTCCTCCACTCTAAACGCCTATGTTGAAAATGGCGATTTCATCACTCTGGAAGCACGTTTTACTCAGGAAGAAATTCTAGAGGCACAAAGAAACGTACTTTTGGGAGGAAATACCCGCTCTTACAAAGGCATTTCCACTAAATATCTCCCCTACCTGCTTTTGGAAGTAAAATATACCGGACAGGATAAAAAAACACGTGAAGGAATGGTTCTTTGGAGCCTCTTCGATGGTGAAATCCTCCTCAATACCGAAACAGGCCAACGTACCCATGGGTATTTTGACGCCATCTCCAATAACGCCACCGGAAATGATTACAGGATCTTGCAATCACTATCACGCAGCGGCGGAGTATTAGCGATAGACCAACTTCAGCGTGAATTACGCCTAGAAGAGGAAGCTGTTGAAAATTGGATAGCCAGTGCTCGTACGAAGCATTTGATCACTCAGAAAGGCAATATCCTACAACTGCACTTCCAAAACCCCAAACTAGTCGTCACACCCCAAAGCACCATCGTGCAGCGTGTCGTCACCAAGCCCTACAGCCAAGCGGATTGGCTGCCTAAAAAGTTTACCCGTAGTCAAATCGAAGTGAGTGCCAAAGCGGCATTCGGCAACGATTTCTCCGTTCGCGCTGCGCAGGAGATCTACCTTCCCGTCTTCAGCATCGAAGTCCAAAATCCCGATGGGTCCACACTCACAAGCTACTGGAATCCCTTAAACGGACAACAGATTTCACAAGGTTATTTAGGCTATAGATAATTAACTTCTGTCTTAAATGAACATAGCCATAATTCTATTTTGCGAAGCGAAACGTTCTTTAGTATTGAGTTACGCTGCTTTATAAGTACTTTTCAAGAAGAACTGGTTAGAGGATAAACGAAGATTTGTAGGTTCCGGCTCTACTTTCACATATTTTTTTCTTAAAAAGTTAGTCAATACACAGCCAAACATAATGCCATTAAAGATTGAAAACACTTTAAAAGCAATTCCTGAAACAGGAATTCCTTTGTTAAAATGACAAGCAATAGCTAATACAGAGGCACTAAGGCCTGAAATCTTGCCATAGAATGGATTGAATTCTGTAAAGTGATAGTAACGGTTTGAAGGTTTTGATTGATTCAATGACTGACTACTTTTTGAATAACATATTGCGATCCCTCCCCCTAAAATTGTTGTTGCAGCAAATAGGAGAGGATTAGCCACTGCTGAAGCAGCACAACCCACAACAAAAAAAGGATTCTCTTTGCAATATTGAATTGCAGGTTGAATTGATTCAAAAGCCATAAATTAACTCACTTAATATTAAAAATTAACAACTCAATTCACACTTATAATGCCGGCATTGATAAACCATAAAACAAGTTCTAGGGACTTTGACATGCATGAC encodes the following:
- the rho gene encoding transcription termination factor Rho, which produces MDSENTEAESITQEHEESSARERSQTHHRSHSNDKNATPIEQEIIKIADIQRMNSDQLSQFGKNYGLKHLASLTKSQAVFEIVKLISENPNEVLFGEGVLEVLPDGFGFLRSPNYNYLPSPEDIYVSPAQIRRFDLRKGDTIYGTIRPPKEKEKYFAMLKVETINGVTPEKARERVLFENLTPLYPSERLVMETTRDKLSTRVLDLAAPIGKGQRGLIVAPPRSGKTIIMQNIANAIATNNKEVILMVLLIDERPEEVTDMQRIVKGEVIASTFDEPPERHVQIAEMTIEKARRQVEHGRDVVILLDNLTRLARAYNTVQPHSGKILTGGVDANALHKPKRFFGAARNIEEGGSLTIIATALIETGSRMDEVIFEEFKGTGNMELVLDRKLADRRTFPAVDILKSGTRKEELLYHPDELEKIFLLRQAVADLSSVDAMNLVLNRLRKTNSNIEFLLSVKE
- the coaE gene encoding dephospho-CoA kinase (Dephospho-CoA kinase (CoaE) performs the final step in coenzyme A biosynthesis.), with the translated sequence MKKVAVTGGLASGKTTVCDIFHSLGAEVVHADAIVHQLLSSDSQIIQAVIRLIGQEALEGNQLNRAIIAKIVFDKPELLSSLEEILHPAVQRKIEERFSQVCASNDAPLFVAEIPLLFESGAEKFYDLTICVLADTEERQRRYLHRQKDFVNDFEKRQQKQWTQERKAELADIILYNNGSFEELKENITTLFHSLTQT